Within the Ruficoccus amylovorans genome, the region CCAAATACCCCGCACGTCATGTTCAGTGCCCTGTTAGTTATCTGAGTAGCAAGGTCTAGTAGAAGTGGGCACGTAGAGGAGCCCTGTCATGATATTCCGATCAGGGCGTGGTGGGTGGGCCTTTAGGCGTCGTTGGAAGCCTCCTTGAGCGGGGATAATGGCTGGAAAAAGGGGGCTTTTTGCCCCTTTTGCCCCTTAAACTCCCCCCTTGGGGGCGTTGATGAGACACCGGTCCCCAGGGGCCCTATGTCAAACGATCTGCCCTTTGGGTCCCCAGGGTCCCTGGGGGACCGGTGTCTCCTTGATGTGATTTCCTCCGCTTCATCCCTCTTGAAAGGTACTCCAGGTGGAGCGGACGGAGAGGCCCTGCGGCCCTGCTTCTCCTCGCCGGGTGGCCAGGCCGATGAAGAGTTCCGGCCCCGTGCGGTGTCCTCTATTCAGAGAAGATGAGCAGGAGAAGGTGAGCGGCTTACTTGTGGACGCGGCTGCTGGCGACCTTGCGGACGGGTTTTGACTTCGTGGGGAGGGTCGGGGCGAGGAACTCATGGGCTTCCAGGCTGAAGGCCCGGGCGATCCGCTCGACCGTGCTGACCCAGATCTCCTTCTTGCGGCAGGACTCGATCTGCTGAAGGAATTTCTCGGACATGTCGGCGAGCTCCGCCAGCTCCTGCTGGGTCATACCATGTTTCTGGCGCAGCTCTCGGCTTCTTTGGGCGACACGTTCGACTGAATTCACCCCAGCGATCATAGTGGAAAAGGCTTGCTATTGTTACCAGTGATCGCTGGGGTTGTCGGGCCATGGTAAAACTACTGATTCTGCTCATAACGTCCTTCGTCTGGTTGGGGTTTGCCGGTCTTTGTGGCTGTGCGGCAACGGTCTCTTCTTCTAAAGAGGAAGGCTGTGTTAACCCTGCTGAGCCCGGAGTGTCTTCTGGCTCACGGGCAGCGGTGTTGTGGACTCCCTTGGGGCAGGCGGCGAGGCAGACGGACGACCCGGCGGTCATTGGCAGGCTTGTGCGGGCCGGGGAGGATCCCAACGGGAGAAACCGCTACGGTGCGACGGCGTTGATGTACGCGGCCCTCTCCAACTCCTCGGTGGTGGTCATTCAGGCCCTGATCGCAGCCGGGGCGGACCCGAACGACGCCGATGACGATGAGTTGACCCCGCTGATGTATGCGGCCCAGGAAAACACCACCGAGGTCGTCCGGGCCCTGCTGAAGGCGGGGGCGCTTCCGAATGCCCAAACCCAATACGGCTGGACCGCCTTGATGGCTGCTGACCGAGGTCATGTTTTTCAGTTCAGACCAAAACCCTATCAGATACAGCATATCCAATAAAAAGCCCCTCAGCTACAGTCGTATGTACATGCCTGATGGGTTGGCCCGCCTCATCGCCTACAACATATACACCAACTGGCGATGACCAATCAGGCCGGGACAGTGTTCACAGTTTGATGCCCCAGATTTTCAACCAATTCACCCACAAACGACAAGGACAACCATGGACGTAGATGAATTCAAAGCCCTCCTTGAGAGCACGCTGGATGCGAAGTTCGCGCAGATCATGAGCGACAAGCCCGCCAAGGAGCGTTTCCTGCACTATGTTGACGCGATTACGTTGACGACGGCGGTCCGCAACATTTTCAAGCACAAGCTGAAGGTGACGCCGCCGCAGGTGGAGGCGGCCTGCAAGCTGAGCGAGGCGGTGCTGGCCCCCTCGGGCCGGGAGCGTGAAAACCTGATCAAGGCGGCGGTCGGAGTCGGCGGCGGGGCCGCCGGGATCGCCATGGTTATCGGCGGGATCGGAGCGGCTCTCGGCTGGGGGGCGGGTGCCGTGGCGGCCACGACGGCCTTCTTCATGGGCAGTTCCATCGCCGGTCCGGTGGGCTGGATCTCGACGGGTATCGCCATTGCGGCGGTGGCGGGGTACTTTGTGTTGACCGGCAGTCCGCAGAAGGACACCGAACGTTTCATGCGGGTGCTCAAGAACTCCGTCAACCAGGCGGTCGAGGCGATCTGGCCCCAGTACGGGGAGGCCCTTTCCGACTCGTAAGAACGGCCTCCCATGGAAGCGCTCGCCTACATCGTGCCGGGACAGTTCGCCTACCTGCACCTGCCCGCGGCTCAACTGCGTCACTTCGTGGACGGGCTGTTTCCGTTTTTTGCGAAGTTCCCGCTGGCGGACTCGCTGGCCTCCGGCGGCGGACACCGTTGGAAGGCCACTTCGTGGACGGGCTGTTTCCGTTTTTTGCGAAGTTCCCGCTGGCGGACTCGCTGGCCTCCGGCGGCGGACACCGTTGGAAGGCCGGGCACGACCTGCTTCTCGACCTGCCGGGCACCTTCTCCCAGCACGGGATCGTGGAGGGCTACAGGCACGCGGGACACGTCCTGCTGACGGATTTCCCGACCAAGGCGGGCATCCCCATTCCCGGCTTCTCACGGGCCGGCCTGGGGCAGTGGCTGGAAGGGATGGGGATTTCCAACGGCTGGCTGAATGTCAACGCCTGTGACGCCGGAGTCGGCCTGTTCGCGGTGGCCGAGGGCAGCGCGGACCTCATGCAGGCCTTCAGCGGCACGCTGGACATGGGGCCTTGGACGTTCGTGGATACCTTTGTCGAAGGCGGCGTGGAGGTCGTGCTGGGCTGCTGGTTGGAAAACCCGTTTCTGCTCGCCGGCGGGATCGAGAAGCGGGCATCCCCATTCCCGGCTTCTCACGGGCCGGCCTGGGGCAGTGGCTGGAAGGGATGGGGATTTCCAACGGCTGGCTGAATGTCAACGCCTGCGACGCCGGAGTCGGCCTGTTCGCGGTGGCCGAGGGCAGCGCGGACCTCATGCAGGCCTTCAGCGGCACGCTGGACATGGGGGCCTGGACGTTCGTGGATACCTTTGTCGAAGGCGGCGTGGAGGTCGTGCTGGGCTGCTGGTTGGAAAACCCGTTCCTGCTCGCCGGTGGGATCGAGAACGTGCTGGCGGGGGTGGTCTCGGCCTGGAAGACCTTCTCGGTCTACGTGGACCCGCAGAGCTTCTTCGGGGCGTCCCTGACCTCCGCGCTCATCGGGCTGACCGTCGGCTACGGGATCGCCGGGCAATCGCCCTCGGAGGCGTTGACGACGGCTCTCCGCAGCGGCGTGGTCGGCGGGCTCTTCAGTGTCTCGGCCGCGTTCGGCTTCGGTGCCATCGGGGGCCTGCTGGCCTGCCTGGCCGGGCGTGCCCTGGCCCGACGGCACCAGATGGCGGCGGACCGCCTGCTGACGGTCGATGCGACCAGCCTGGGGCTCTTGCTGGAGGAACTGGAGCAGGGCTCTCCGGACTTCCCGGCATTCCTGCGTTCGCTTGAGGGACGACTGCTTGTGGTGACTGCCCGGAGCCTGCCGGAGGATCAACCGGCACTGGCGCAAGCCTGCCTCCGCCTTCCCTGCGAGCCGGACGGGCTTGTCGGGTGTTGTCGGTCTCTGCGTGCCGATGGCAAGGGGCTGCATCTGCTAACCGCACCCCGGGAGGAGTTGTTTCCGACGGACTTTTCCGGCCTGTGAGGTGGGTGCGGGGTGGTAGCGGTTAGCGGTTTCTCGGGTGATCGATGGGCTTCTCGCCTTTATCAGATTTGTTTATCCGAAATAAAAGGCTTGCCAGTTTTTTGTAATAAAATCTTACTGTGATTGGTTTTCCGAAGATAACCCTGTTTGCTATGAAACCTACTGCCCTGCCTCTTGTTGTCTTGCTTGCCACCTCTTCCGTCCTGAGTGCTCAGGAGCCCTCGGGGGGGACCCTGATCGAAATGTCCGGGATCGGCGGCTTTATTCTGACCGCGTACCTGCTGATGTTTCTGGGGCGCAGGAATCCGGAGGGGAAGCTGGCCCGCTTCGCGGCAAAGATTCTGCCCGGCAGGCGTTAACCTCGGAAAGGCTCCCCATGTTCCGAGTTAGCGCAGCCGTTTTCGGGCTTTCGCTAGCCCTCTTCACCGGCCCCTTGAGCGGGCAGGTTTCCTTGCCGTATGAGACGGATTTCGAGTCGGCGGCGGGGTATGTGCCCGGCAATCCGCCGGGCCTGGCTCCCTGGAGCGCGGGCGGTTCGGGCGCGGTAGTGACCGCGGTTGATTCGGCTTCGGCGGCGCAGTCGATTTTGTTTCCGGACGGGGTGTCGGGCTTTCTGAGGGGGAGCTTCGGCGGTGCTCAGCCGGGGGCGGTGACCTTTGTCGATTTTTACTTAAAACCCATGGCCGGGTCGCAGGAGAGCCTGCCGCAGGTTTCCAGTACGGAGACCTCGGCCATGACCGGCGTGGTGGAGAGTGCGGGCGCGGGCTGGCTGTACGCCGTGCATGGCGACGGGCAGGGCGGCGGAGAGTGGCAACTGGTGCCGCGCTCCTTTGCGTTGAACGACGGTGTATCCACAAACTGGATACGCCTGACCTACCGGCTCAACTACGCGACCAAGACCTGGGACCTGTACCTGGACGAAGACCTCGTGGCGACGGACTTGGGCTTTATTGACGATGTGCTGGAGAGTTTCAGCTCGTTCCGGCTCAAGGGCGGTGGGCTGGCACCGGTGTATTTTGACTTCTTCTACGCCGGGTACGACAACCCGATCTTCCTCGACAGCGACGGGGACGGCATGAGCGACGCCTACGAAATCGCCAGCGGCCTGAACCCGAACATGGACGACCGCTACGGGGACCTCGACTTTGACGGGATCGCGAACATCCACGAGTTCCTCTACGACCTGGCGGCGGGCAACCCGGACAGCGACGGGGACGGCGTGCATGACGGGTGGGAATTCGCCTTCGGGGGCGATCCGGCGGCGGCGGACAACTACACCCTGGCTGCGCTGCCCTACACGGACAGTTTTGAGAACCACCCCACGGCCAACGTGACCAGTGCGGGCGGTTGGGCCTATCAGGGAGGCAATGAGCCGCAGCTCAGCAGTGCCGAGGCCGCCGCTGGCAGTTACTCGGTGTTTGTCAACGCCTCCACCTCCTCGACGGCGCTTTATAATCTCTTCACGGCGGTGCCCGACACCGTGGTCTGGGTGGACTTCGCGCTCAAGCCGGGAATGCTGGCCGAGGAACCCGCCCTGAGTGCGGCGACATCGGCGGGCTTTTACTTTAACGACGAGGGGCTGCTGCGGGCTTTTGACGGCGCGGTCCTGCCGATGGGCGGCTGGCAGACACTGGCCCACGAGCACGTCCAGAGCGATCAGTGGCAGCGGCTCACCGTCCAGCTCAACTACACCACGCAGCGCTGGGCGGTGTACCTCAACGGGGTGCGCCTGGCCAATGGACTTGGCTTTGCCAACGCGGTGCCGTTCTTTCAGTCCTTCCGGATGACGGAGTCCGAGGGCGGTGAGACTTACCTGGACGCGGTGCAGGTCGGCTACACCGAGCCCGCCGATCTCGACAACGACGGTGACGGCCTGAGCAATGCCTGGGAAATCGCCGCTGCCGCTCACGGTTACGACCCGGAGAACGCCTACTCGGCCGACCCGACCGGCATGGTGCGCGATGATTATTACGACCTGGACCGGGACGGGCTGGGCACGCTGGCGGAGCTGGCCGCCGGGACCGACTTTACCAACCCGGACACGGACGGCGACGGCCTGCTCGATGGTGCCGAAAGCACACTGGGCGAGGACCCGCTGGTGGCGGGGAGTTTCAACGCGCTCAGCGCGGACAGCAACGGCATCTACTCCTGGCAGGCCGGATTCGAGCCCGCGGAGGGCTACAGCGTCGCCGCCCTGAGCGGGCAAAACCGTTGGCGTACCGACTCGGCGCTGGTGACCGTGAGCGCGGCGCAGGCGCAGGCCGGGACTCAATCCGTGACCCTGGAGACCGCGGCGAGCGAGGCGGTTTCCGCCGAGCAGTGGCTGGCTTCACCGGTCGGGGCGAGCGTGGTCTGGGTGAGCTTTTATGCCAAACTGACCCCCGGCGGCCTGCCCGACCTCTCGCAGCGCGAGACGCTCGGGGCGGCTTACTTCACGACCGACGA harbors:
- a CDS encoding helix-turn-helix domain-containing protein — protein: MNSVERVAQRSRELRQKHGMTQQELAELADMSEKFLQQIESCRKKEIWVSTVERIARAFSLEAHEFLAPTLPTKSKPVRKVASSRVHK
- a CDS encoding ankyrin repeat domain-containing protein; the encoded protein is MSSGSRAAVLWTPLGQAARQTDDPAVIGRLVRAGEDPNGRNRYGATALMYAALSNSSVVVIQALIAAGADPNDADDDELTPLMYAAQENTTEVVRALLKAGALPNAQTQYGWTALMAADRGHVFQFRPKPYQIQHIQ
- a CDS encoding thrombospondin type 3 repeat-containing protein; this encodes MFRVSAAVFGLSLALFTGPLSGQVSLPYETDFESAAGYVPGNPPGLAPWSAGGSGAVVTAVDSASAAQSILFPDGVSGFLRGSFGGAQPGAVTFVDFYLKPMAGSQESLPQVSSTETSAMTGVVESAGAGWLYAVHGDGQGGGEWQLVPRSFALNDGVSTNWIRLTYRLNYATKTWDLYLDEDLVATDLGFIDDVLESFSSFRLKGGGLAPVYFDFFYAGYDNPIFLDSDGDGMSDAYEIASGLNPNMDDRYGDLDFDGIANIHEFLYDLAAGNPDSDGDGVHDGWEFAFGGDPAAADNYTLAALPYTDSFENHPTANVTSAGGWAYQGGNEPQLSSAEAAAGSYSVFVNASTSSTALYNLFTAVPDTVVWVDFALKPGMLAEEPALSAATSAGFYFNDEGLLRAFDGAVLPMGGWQTLAHEHVQSDQWQRLTVQLNYTTQRWAVYLNGVRLANGLGFANAVPFFQSFRMTESEGGETYLDAVQVGYTEPADLDNDGDGLSNAWEIAAAAHGYDPENAYSADPTGMVRDDYYDLDRDGLGTLAELAAGTDFTNPDTDGDGLLDGAESTLGEDPLVAGSFNALSADSNGIYSWQAGFEPAEGYSVAALSGQNRWRTDSALVTVSAAQAQAGTQSVTLETAASEAVSAEQWLASPVGASVVWVSFYAKLTPGGLPDLSQRETLGAAYFTTDEAGTLHVYDGGSSQWLDAGLAVNAANWMRFDVRLDYAAKTWSLWADATEVALDVGFANTAIAGFTRVRFEQLSQSESQGFIDSLRVSTAMPAELSPWGMVPEDWKQALVDADDSDAITSTAQVLPGDDYDGDGLSNEEEFRQGKSPTVADADVLYYVSADTGNDVYYNGLSLYPGQPSSLHGPKATLSGVFAAAADESRILVQASSIAYDETTLNLNGKNLTLRPNGDVTLR